A genomic region of Ictidomys tridecemlineatus isolate mIctTri1 chromosome 10, mIctTri1.hap1, whole genome shotgun sequence contains the following coding sequences:
- the Itpripl2 gene encoding inositol 1,4,5-trisphosphate receptor-interacting protein-like 2: MSVHYTLNLRVFWPLVTGLCTALVCLYHVLRGSAGAPAQPPDGADSGFPLLKVAILLLLGYVLLRCRHLVRQRFLPGSSRLAGHSPFAPRHLREPGLSILLESYYEHEVRLSPHVLGHSKAHVSRIVGELVRAGRARGSPGPIPGGALALAFRGDFIQVGSSYEQHKIRRPDSFDVLVPLRLPPPVALEPRSLGTEPALAPAFGSCFVCALKAPPSLSGTSGGQWLRDCKPFADGFCVDVRGRRHLSAALVLRWFQSHLQRSLATVRYSLEGRCRVSLTPGGLEQPPTLHILPCRTDYGCCRLSMAVRLIPAVHLGDGVFLVAPPPPPSAVGPLLELPGGLRTEALWGVNTARQEQKLLGWLQERAPPGACYLKCLQLLKALRDLGARGLDPVAATQWGRILSSYVLKTVLLTVLLRDGVPAHGWEEAHLSECLEELVQFLRGCLLRRHTLFHCVLGPGGAATEVGPLPKVLREAAPVDLLAAFDPHARELAAARLLSTWRRLPQLLQAYGGPRYLARCPPARSQRTQGFPEDEP; the protein is encoded by the coding sequence ATGTCGGTGCACTACACCCTCAACCTGCGCGTCTTCTGGCCGCTGGTGACCGGCCTGTGCACCGCCCTCGTGTGCCTCTACCATGTCCTGCGGGGAAGCGCGGGCGCCCCGGCCCAGCCCCCCGACGGCGCGGACAGCGGCTTCCCGCTGCTCAAAGTGGCCATCCTGCTCCTGCTCGGCTACGTCCTCCTGCGCTGTCGCCACTTGGTGCGGCAGCGCTTCCTGCCCGGCTCTTCTCGCCTGGCGGGCCACTCGCCTTTCGCTCCTAGACACTTGCGAGAGCCCGGCCTGAGCATCCTGCTGGAGAGTTACTACGAGCACGAGGTGCGCCTGTCCCCGCATGTGCTGGGCCACAGCAAGGCGCACGTGAGCCGGATCGTGGGCGAGCTGGTGAGGGCTGGCCGTGCGCGGGGCTCCCCGGGTCCCATCCCTGGAGGAGCGCTGGCCTTGGCCTTCCGCGGAGACTTCATCCAGGTGGGCAGCTCCTACGAGCAGCATAAAATCCGCCGCCCCGACAGCTTCGACGTGCTGGTGCCCCTGCGCCTCCCTCCACCGGTGGCGCTGGAGCCGCGGAGCCTGGGCACGGAGCCCGCGCTAGCCCCTGCCTTCGGCAGCTGCTTCGTATGCGCCCTCAAGGCGCCGCCCTCGCTGTCGGGGACCTCCGGGGGCCAATGGCTTCGGGACTGCAAACCCTTCGCGGACGGCTTCTGCGTGGATGTGCGCGGGCGGCGCCATCTCTCTGCCGCGTTGGTGCTGCGTTGGTTCCAGTCGCACCTGCAGCGCTCCCTGGCTACCGTGCGCTACAGCTTGGAGGGGCGCTGTCGCGTCAGCCTGACCCCCGGCGGCCTGGAGCAGCCTCCCACCCTCCACATCCTGCCCTGCCGCACCGACTACGGTTGCTGCCGCCTTTCCATGGCTGTGCGTCTCATCCCCGCTGTCCATCTGGGCGACGGTGTCTTCCTTGTGGCACCGCCACCGCCACCTTCAGCCGTCGGGCCCCTGTTGGAGCTCCCAGGAGGCCTGCGCACTGAGGCACTATGGGGTGTGAACACAGCTCGTCAGGAGCAGAAGCTCCTGGGCTGGCTGCAGGAACGGGCCCCTCCAGGTGCCTGCTACCTCAAGTGCCTGCAGTTGCTTAAGGCTCTGCGAGACCTGGGTGCCCGCGGGCTGGACCCGGTGGCTGCCACCCAGTGGGGACGCATCCTGTCCTCATATGTGCTCAAGACGGTGCTGCTGACGGTGCTGCTGCGCGATGGGGTCCCCGCACACGGCTGGGAGGAGGCGCACCTGAGCGAGTGCTTGGAAGAGTTGGTGCAGTTCCTTCGGGGCTGTCTGCTGAGACGGCACACGCTCTTCCACTGTGTCCTGGGCCCCGGCGGGGCGGCCACCGAAGTGGGCCCGCTGCCCAAGGTACTGCGTGAAGCTGCCCCGGTTGACCTTCTGGCCGCCTTCGACCCACACGCCCGCGAACTTGCAGCGGCGAGGTTGCTGTCCACGTGGCGAAGGCTGCCACAGCTTCTCCAGGCCTACGGGGGTCCCCGCTACCTTGCCAGGTGCCCCCCAGCCAGGAGTCAGCGCACACAGGGGTTCCCTGAAGATGAACCCTGA